The following are from one region of the Littorina saxatilis isolate snail1 linkage group LG2, US_GU_Lsax_2.0, whole genome shotgun sequence genome:
- the LOC138953049 gene encoding histidine-rich protein PFHRP-III-like: protein MASSCSADTQQQQSGKRKYLCAEVVKERERENKNKNKNKNNSLFNEAQHSSAQHSTTPSAQHNTAQHNTAQHSAAQHREHNTAQHNTAGAAQHSAAKHSTTQLSTTQHNTAQRSTTQHNTAQHNTAQHNTAQHSSAQHSTTQHSAAQHSTTQLSTTQRSTTQHNTVQHNTAQHNNP from the exons ATGGCTTCTTCGTGTTCGGCTGACACTCAGCAACAGCAGTCCGGCAAGAGGAAGTACTTGTGTGCTGAAgtggtgaaagagagagagagagagaacaagaacaagaacaagaacaagaacaattctttattcaacgagg CACAACACAGCTcagcacaacacagcacaacaccgTCAGCTCAGCACAACACAGCGcagcacaacacagcacaacacagcgCAGCACAACACCGTGAGCACAACACAGCTCAGCACAACACAGCCGGCGCAGCACAACACAGTGCAGcaaaacacagcacaacacagctcagcacaacacagcacaacacagctCAGCGcagcacaacacagcacaacacagctCAGCACAACACAGCGCAGCACAACACAGCTCAGCACAGCTcagcacaacacagcacaacacaacacagcgcagcacaacacagcacaacacagctCAGCACAACACAGCGcagcacaacacagcacaacacagtgCAGCACAACACAGCGCAGCACAACAATCCTTAA